From a region of the Mycobacterium intracellulare ATCC 13950 genome:
- a CDS encoding cation-translocating P-type ATPase, translated as MSITTSLRRSLPSRLISAGLQATTELARAGIETGIDVATIPLREGAKALSGELSRATLRRHCWRGNGRAWIEVRGLADGADGPLGPTVLEAILAHPGVASAKLNRPLSRVVVDLDDPDTSLSDLCRVVEEAENRCPPTQDAGQPVSASLPGDGLVLATRAVTVAANAAGLGVALFGRATRLPRLPVTIAAGITFFDYQPWLRRRLEDRIGGPATDTVMTLVQATSQTLSQSPTSLSLGLTMQSLKVAECRAEARAWEQHEPELARHADQPLAHRSPRPQPSRGMERAPGRFALLQALSAGAIGAGTRNLNMAATAVQVTTPKANRTTPEAFAATLGRGLAERHSVLPLRPESLRRLNKVDTIVIDPRVLCTDTLRVSRIRGADDSELPAAWNRAQLMLENSGLRAGWRKVSGISSGRSGAQVEALFLPAHDPLASAVVGEANRAGAQLVTVDHESLDELRPAFDEVRPLKSGTDKSIDDALAAAVDDLQEAGRTVAVLSSTAAQAISSAHLALGVLPQDGVGAPLWNADLLLPDLQAAWRVLHALPAAAAATQRGIGISAGATAMGSLFMIPGVRGNLGSETVNVGAAAGLLSGYLLARGVLGADTPRPAAMHEWHAMSVEQVRKALPEQDSAAPVPTERGTPAALRLAETPAQAVWQLAKAVRAELSDPLTPVMALGSAASAVLGSPVDAMLVGTVLTGNSILAAAQRLRAEKRLSYLLAQQTPPARKVIVGPDGARTYTLVDAAQLRPGDVIEVRTHEVVPADARVIEEVDVEVDESALTGESLSVEKQVEATPGAPLAERRCMVFAGTTVVAGTALALVTAVGPDTQQRRAADLISGELSSDIGLQHQLGQLTTKALPVSITGGALVGALGLLRRLPLQHAVGSAIAIAVAAVPEGMPLVATLAQASSARRLTKFGALVRVPRSVEALGRIEVVCFDKTGTLSENRLRVSQVHPAPGYSREEVLRCAVHAAPVTNGGTQVHATDVAIVEAGSAVDGSASAPPTAHLPFRSGRSFSASVTGTELTVKGAPEVVLAASGDTGAMEGTVAELAAGGLRVIAVARRELTAQQARAIAENPDDIAEYCTGGLTLTGFLGLSDTPRAEAAKLLADLGGLGVGVKLITGDHPITAKAIAAELGLNVTADQVISGAEWEALSRKDQERVAAERVIFARMTPENKVQVVQALENADVRTAMVGDGANDAAAIRSATVGIGVVAHGSDPAHLVADVVLVDGRIDALMEAIREGHQLWRRVQSAVSVLLGGNAGEVIFAIIGSAITGTSPLNTRQLLLVNTMTDALPAAALAVSKPSGPIDPRLRGADQAALWQAVTIRGVTTAAATTAAWAMAGLSGPLSSPQRASTVALVALVGTELGQTLVESQAPLVVLTALGSLGLVGVLISTPGVSQLLGCTPLGPFGWAQGLGAAAAATVATGVLSRALTGRDKSNPEPPPDPAEPPAPSSESRPPRRATTAHRVPVTAP; from the coding sequence TTGAGTATCACAACGTCTCTGCGACGGTCGCTGCCGTCGCGACTGATTTCTGCGGGCCTGCAGGCGACAACCGAGCTGGCGCGAGCCGGGATCGAAACCGGTATCGACGTCGCGACGATCCCCCTGCGCGAGGGGGCCAAGGCGCTGTCCGGCGAACTCTCCCGCGCCACGTTGCGCCGGCATTGCTGGCGTGGCAACGGCCGCGCGTGGATCGAGGTGCGCGGGCTGGCGGACGGGGCCGACGGCCCACTCGGTCCGACCGTGCTCGAGGCGATCCTGGCCCATCCCGGCGTGGCGTCAGCAAAGCTGAATCGTCCCCTGTCCCGGGTGGTGGTGGACCTCGACGACCCGGACACCTCGCTGAGCGACCTCTGCCGCGTCGTCGAGGAAGCCGAAAACCGTTGCCCGCCAACGCAAGATGCCGGCCAACCGGTGTCGGCGAGCCTGCCGGGCGACGGCCTGGTGCTGGCGACCAGGGCGGTCACCGTGGCCGCCAATGCGGCCGGGCTGGGCGTCGCGCTCTTCGGCCGGGCCACGCGGCTACCCCGGCTGCCGGTCACCATCGCCGCGGGCATCACGTTCTTCGACTACCAGCCCTGGCTGCGCCGTCGGCTCGAAGACCGCATCGGCGGCCCCGCCACCGACACGGTGATGACGCTGGTGCAGGCGACCAGCCAGACGCTCTCGCAGTCGCCGACGTCGCTGTCGCTGGGGCTGACGATGCAGTCGCTGAAGGTCGCCGAGTGCCGTGCCGAGGCACGAGCCTGGGAGCAGCATGAGCCCGAGCTGGCGCGCCACGCCGACCAACCGCTGGCCCACCGCTCGCCGCGGCCGCAGCCGTCGAGGGGCATGGAGCGCGCGCCCGGTCGCTTCGCCCTCCTTCAGGCGCTCAGCGCCGGCGCGATCGGCGCCGGCACCCGCAACCTGAACATGGCCGCCACCGCGGTGCAGGTGACCACCCCCAAGGCCAACCGGACCACCCCCGAGGCGTTCGCCGCGACGCTGGGCCGCGGCCTGGCCGAGCGACATTCGGTGTTGCCGTTGCGGCCCGAAAGCCTGCGCCGGCTGAACAAGGTCGACACCATCGTCATCGACCCCCGCGTGTTGTGTACCGACACGTTGCGGGTGTCCCGCATCCGCGGCGCGGACGACAGCGAGCTACCCGCGGCGTGGAATCGCGCCCAGCTCATGCTGGAGAACAGCGGCCTGCGCGCCGGCTGGCGCAAGGTGTCCGGCATATCGAGCGGCCGGTCCGGTGCCCAGGTCGAGGCGCTGTTCCTGCCCGCCCACGATCCGCTGGCCTCCGCCGTCGTCGGCGAGGCCAACCGCGCCGGGGCGCAACTGGTGACGGTCGACCACGAGTCGCTCGACGAGTTGCGGCCGGCGTTCGACGAGGTCCGGCCGCTGAAGAGCGGGACCGACAAGTCCATCGACGACGCGCTGGCCGCCGCGGTGGACGACCTGCAGGAGGCCGGCCGCACCGTGGCCGTGCTGTCGTCGACTGCCGCACAAGCCATTTCGTCGGCGCACTTGGCGCTCGGCGTGTTGCCGCAGGACGGCGTGGGTGCCCCGCTGTGGAACGCCGATCTGCTGTTGCCGGATCTTCAGGCCGCCTGGCGGGTGCTGCACGCGCTGCCCGCGGCCGCGGCGGCGACCCAGCGCGGCATCGGGATTTCGGCCGGCGCCACCGCGATGGGGTCGCTGTTCATGATCCCGGGCGTGCGGGGCAACCTCGGATCCGAAACGGTGAACGTCGGCGCGGCGGCCGGTCTGCTCTCGGGGTACCTGCTCGCCCGCGGGGTCCTGGGCGCGGACACCCCGCGCCCGGCGGCCATGCACGAATGGCACGCGATGTCGGTCGAGCAGGTCCGTAAGGCGTTGCCCGAGCAGGATTCCGCGGCGCCCGTCCCGACGGAGCGAGGCACCCCCGCGGCCCTGCGGCTGGCGGAGACGCCCGCGCAGGCGGTGTGGCAGCTCGCCAAGGCGGTGCGCGCCGAATTGTCCGACCCGCTGACCCCGGTGATGGCGCTCGGCTCGGCCGCCAGCGCCGTGCTCGGTTCGCCCGTCGACGCGATGTTGGTCGGCACCGTGCTCACCGGCAACTCGATCCTGGCCGCCGCGCAGCGGCTGCGCGCCGAGAAGCGGTTGAGTTATCTACTGGCCCAACAGACTCCGCCCGCCCGGAAGGTCATCGTCGGCCCGGACGGCGCGCGCACGTACACGCTCGTCGACGCCGCGCAACTGCGGCCGGGCGACGTCATCGAGGTACGCACGCACGAGGTGGTGCCCGCCGACGCCCGCGTCATCGAAGAGGTCGACGTCGAGGTCGACGAATCGGCGCTCACCGGCGAATCGCTGTCGGTCGAGAAGCAGGTCGAGGCGACGCCCGGCGCGCCGCTCGCCGAGCGTCGCTGCATGGTGTTCGCCGGTACCACCGTGGTGGCCGGCACCGCGCTGGCCCTGGTGACCGCGGTCGGGCCCGACACCCAGCAGCGCCGCGCCGCCGACCTCATCTCCGGCGAGCTGTCCTCCGACATCGGTCTGCAGCACCAGCTCGGCCAGCTGACCACCAAGGCGCTCCCGGTGAGCATCACCGGCGGCGCGCTGGTCGGCGCGCTCGGGCTGCTGCGCCGCCTCCCCCTGCAGCACGCGGTCGGCAGCGCCATCGCCATCGCGGTCGCCGCCGTCCCCGAGGGAATGCCGCTGGTGGCCACGCTGGCCCAGGCGTCGTCGGCGCGACGGCTCACGAAGTTCGGTGCGCTGGTGCGGGTTCCGCGCTCGGTCGAGGCGCTCGGCCGCATCGAGGTGGTGTGCTTCGACAAGACCGGAACGCTCAGCGAAAACCGCCTGCGCGTCTCGCAGGTCCATCCCGCGCCCGGGTACTCGCGCGAGGAGGTGCTGCGCTGCGCCGTGCACGCCGCGCCGGTGACCAACGGCGGCACCCAGGTGCACGCCACCGATGTCGCCATCGTCGAGGCCGGTTCGGCCGTTGACGGCTCGGCGTCCGCACCGCCGACCGCGCACCTGCCGTTCCGCTCCGGCAGGTCCTTCTCCGCCTCGGTGACCGGCACCGAGCTGACCGTCAAGGGCGCGCCCGAAGTGGTCCTGGCCGCCAGCGGGGACACCGGCGCGATGGAAGGCACGGTCGCCGAACTCGCCGCCGGCGGCCTGCGCGTCATCGCGGTGGCGCGCCGCGAGCTGACCGCCCAACAGGCCCGGGCGATCGCGGAAAACCCCGATGACATCGCCGAGTACTGCACCGGCGGGCTGACGTTGACCGGCTTCCTCGGCCTGTCCGACACCCCGCGCGCCGAGGCCGCGAAATTGCTCGCCGACCTCGGCGGCCTCGGGGTGGGCGTGAAGCTGATCACCGGCGACCATCCGATCACCGCCAAGGCCATCGCCGCCGAGCTGGGGCTCAACGTGACCGCCGATCAGGTCATCAGCGGCGCCGAATGGGAGGCCTTGTCGCGCAAGGACCAGGAGCGCGTCGCGGCGGAGCGGGTGATCTTCGCCCGCATGACACCGGAGAACAAGGTCCAGGTTGTCCAGGCGCTGGAGAACGCGGACGTGCGGACGGCGATGGTCGGCGATGGCGCCAACGACGCCGCCGCCATCCGGTCCGCCACGGTCGGCATCGGCGTGGTCGCCCATGGCAGCGACCCCGCGCACCTGGTGGCCGACGTGGTGCTGGTCGACGGCAGGATCGACGCGCTCATGGAGGCCATCCGGGAAGGACACCAGCTGTGGCGGCGGGTGCAGTCGGCGGTGTCGGTGCTGCTCGGCGGCAACGCCGGCGAGGTGATCTTCGCGATCATCGGCAGCGCGATCACCGGCACGTCGCCCCTGAACACGCGCCAGCTGCTGCTGGTCAACACGATGACCGACGCGCTGCCGGCCGCCGCGCTCGCGGTCAGCAAGCCCAGCGGTCCGATCGACCCGCGGCTGCGCGGCGCGGATCAGGCCGCGCTGTGGCAGGCGGTCACCATCCGCGGCGTCACCACGGCGGCGGCGACGACGGCGGCGTGGGCGATGGCGGGCCTGTCCGGCCCGCTCAGTAGTCCGCAACGCGCCTCGACCGTCGCACTGGTCGCGCTGGTGGGGACCGAACTGGGCCAGACGCTGGTGGAGTCTCAGGCCCCGCTGGTGGTGCTCACCGCGCTGGGTTCACTCGGCCTGGTGGGGGTCCTGATCAGCACGCCGGGCGTCAGCCAGCTGCTCGGCTGTACGCCACTCGGACCGTTCGGCTGGGCCCAGGGCCTGGGCGCCGCCGCGGCGGCGACGGTCGCGACCGGCGTGCTGTCACGTGCGCTGACGGGTCGGGACAAATCAAACCCGGAGCCGCCGCCGGATCCCGCCGAGCCTCCCGCTCCGAGTTCCGAATCTCGACCACCCCGGCGCGCCACAACAGCGCATAGAGTTCCAGTAACGGCACCCTGA
- a CDS encoding PAS and ANTAR domain-containing protein, which produces MQAGDPSTNGDGARSRGPSEYLNIGTFRFWFGGQRWEWSDEVARMHGYEPDDVEPTTQLLLSHKHPDDRAHVQELLDYALQSEGSFSSRHRFLDTAGTVHDAIVVADRMLDESGAVLGTEGYYIDLTDTLDETRQEVLDEALPDLVESRAAIEQAKGVLMSVYRVSAQQAFRVLQWRSQETNVKLRALAKQLLDEMANLPAPSTAVQSQFDHLLLTVHERISSEPAD; this is translated from the coding sequence GTGCAAGCTGGCGACCCGTCCACGAACGGCGATGGCGCGCGGTCCCGCGGGCCGTCCGAATACCTGAACATCGGCACCTTCCGCTTCTGGTTCGGGGGACAACGCTGGGAATGGTCCGACGAGGTCGCCAGGATGCACGGCTACGAACCCGACGACGTGGAGCCGACGACCCAACTGCTGTTGTCGCACAAGCATCCCGACGACCGCGCGCACGTCCAGGAGTTGCTGGACTACGCGCTGCAGTCGGAGGGATCGTTCTCGAGCCGGCACCGATTCCTCGACACCGCGGGCACGGTGCACGACGCGATCGTCGTCGCCGACCGCATGCTGGACGAGTCGGGCGCCGTGCTGGGCACCGAGGGCTATTACATCGACCTCACCGACACCCTCGACGAGACCCGCCAGGAGGTGCTCGACGAGGCGCTGCCGGATCTGGTCGAGAGCCGCGCGGCCATCGAACAGGCCAAGGGTGTGCTGATGTCCGTCTACCGGGTCAGCGCACAACAGGCCTTCCGCGTGCTGCAGTGGCGCTCGCAGGAGACCAACGTGAAACTGCGTGCGCTGGCCAAGCAGCTGCTCGACGAAATGGCCAACCTGCCGGCGCCGTCGACGGCCGTGCAAAGCCAGTTCGACCATTTGCTGCTGACCGTGCACGAACGGATTTCGTCCGAGCCCGCCGACTAG
- the thiC gene encoding phosphomethylpyrimidine synthase ThiC — protein MTETLSGTAAPSVTTGPIAGSHKIYRDVAGGRVPFRRVDLSNGDHFDLYDTSGPYTDPDATIDLAAGLPARPGVVRDRGTQLQRARAGEITAEMAFIAAREGMPAELVRDEVARGRAVIPANHNHPEIEPMIIGKAFATKVNANIGNSAVTSSIAEEVDKMVWATRWGADTIMDLSTGKNIHETREWIMRNSPVPVGTVPIYQALEKVKGDPTELTWEIYRDTVIEQCEQGVDYMTVHAGVLLRYVPLTAKRVTGIVSRGGSIMAAWCLAHHRESFLYTNFEELCEIFARYDVTFSLGDGLRPGSIADANDAAQFAELRTLGELTKIAKSHGVQVMIEGPGHVPMHKIVENVRLEEEWCEEAPFYTLGPLATDIAPAYDHITSAIGAAIIAQAGTAMLCYVTPKEHLGLPDRKDVKDGVIAYKIAAHAGDLAKGHPHAQERDNALSQARFEFRWNDQFALSLDPDTAREYHDETLPAEPAKTAHFCSMCGPKFCSMRITADVRAYAAEHGLDSEEAIEAVMSEGMAEKSREFAEHGNRVYLPLAQQ, from the coding sequence ATGACCGAGACCCTCTCGGGAACCGCTGCACCCTCCGTGACCACCGGCCCGATTGCGGGCAGCCACAAGATCTATCGCGATGTTGCCGGCGGACGGGTTCCGTTCCGCCGGGTCGACCTGTCCAATGGCGATCACTTCGATCTTTACGACACTTCGGGCCCCTACACCGATCCGGACGCGACGATCGACCTGGCGGCCGGGCTGCCGGCGCGGCCGGGTGTGGTTCGCGACCGCGGCACTCAGTTGCAGCGCGCCCGCGCGGGCGAGATCACCGCGGAGATGGCGTTCATCGCCGCGCGCGAGGGCATGCCCGCCGAGCTGGTGCGCGACGAGGTCGCCCGCGGGCGCGCGGTGATCCCGGCCAATCACAACCACCCCGAGATCGAGCCGATGATCATCGGCAAGGCGTTTGCGACCAAGGTCAACGCGAACATCGGCAACTCGGCGGTGACGTCCTCGATCGCGGAGGAGGTCGACAAGATGGTGTGGGCCACCCGGTGGGGTGCGGACACCATCATGGACCTGTCCACCGGCAAGAACATCCACGAAACCCGCGAGTGGATCATGCGCAACTCGCCGGTGCCGGTGGGGACCGTGCCGATCTACCAGGCGCTGGAAAAGGTCAAGGGGGATCCGACCGAGCTGACGTGGGAGATCTACCGCGACACCGTGATCGAGCAGTGCGAGCAGGGCGTGGACTACATGACGGTGCACGCCGGTGTGCTGCTGCGCTACGTGCCGCTGACCGCCAAGCGCGTCACCGGCATCGTGTCGCGCGGCGGCTCGATCATGGCCGCCTGGTGCCTGGCGCATCACCGGGAGTCGTTCCTGTACACCAACTTCGAGGAATTGTGCGAGATCTTCGCCCGCTACGACGTCACCTTCTCCCTCGGTGACGGGCTGCGGCCGGGCTCGATCGCCGACGCCAACGACGCCGCGCAGTTCGCCGAGCTGCGCACTCTCGGTGAGCTGACCAAGATCGCGAAATCCCATGGCGTGCAGGTCATGATCGAGGGCCCGGGCCACGTCCCGATGCACAAGATCGTCGAGAACGTGCGGCTGGAAGAGGAGTGGTGCGAGGAGGCCCCGTTCTACACGCTGGGCCCGCTGGCCACCGATATCGCCCCGGCGTATGACCACATCACCTCGGCGATCGGCGCGGCGATCATCGCCCAGGCCGGCACCGCGATGTTGTGCTACGTGACGCCCAAGGAGCACCTGGGGCTGCCGGACCGCAAGGACGTCAAGGACGGGGTGATCGCCTACAAGATCGCCGCGCACGCCGGCGACCTGGCCAAGGGGCATCCGCACGCCCAGGAGCGCGACAACGCATTGAGCCAGGCGCGCTTCGAGTTTCGCTGGAACGACCAGTTCGCCCTGTCGCTGGATCCCGACACCGCGCGGGAGTACCACGACGAGACGCTGCCCGCCGAACCCGCCAAGACCGCGCACTTCTGCTCGATGTGCGGGCCGAAGTTCTGCTCGATGCGCATCACCGCAGATGTGCGGGCGTACGCGGCGGAACACGGCCTGGACAGCGAGGAAGCGATCGAGGCGGTCATGTCCGAGGGCATGGCGGAGAAGTCTCGCGAGTTCGCCGAGCACGGCAATCGGGTGTATCTGCCGCTGGCACAGCAGTGA
- the thiD gene encoding bifunctional hydroxymethylpyrimidine kinase/phosphomethylpyrimidine kinase yields the protein MSFLPLPAPGTTPLRVLSIAGSDSGGGAGIQADMRTMALLGVHACVAVTAVTVQNTVGVKSFHEIPDDVVAGQIEAVVGDIGIQAAKTGMLASPRIIDTVATTWRRLGLTVPLVVDPVAASMHGDALMAPAALDSLRNQLFPLATLVTPNLDEVRLLVDIDVVDPASQRAAAKALHALGPRWVLVKGGHLRSSDRSCDLLYDGTSYHEFDAERIATGNDHGGGDTLASAAACALAHGLTVPEAVGFGKRWVTESLRASYPLGHGHGPVSPLFRLS from the coding sequence GTGAGTTTCTTGCCGCTGCCCGCGCCGGGCACGACGCCCCTGCGGGTGTTGTCGATCGCCGGGTCGGACTCCGGGGGCGGCGCGGGCATCCAAGCCGATATGCGCACCATGGCGTTGTTGGGTGTGCATGCTTGCGTCGCCGTGACCGCGGTGACCGTGCAGAACACCGTGGGAGTCAAGAGCTTTCACGAGATTCCCGATGACGTCGTCGCCGGCCAGATCGAGGCGGTGGTCGGCGACATCGGCATCCAGGCCGCCAAGACCGGGATGCTCGCGTCGCCACGCATCATCGACACCGTCGCCACCACCTGGCGCCGGCTCGGACTGACCGTCCCGCTCGTCGTCGACCCGGTGGCGGCCTCCATGCACGGCGACGCGCTCATGGCGCCGGCCGCCCTGGATTCGCTTCGGAATCAATTGTTTCCGTTGGCGACGCTGGTGACGCCGAACCTCGACGAGGTAAGGCTGCTGGTGGACATCGACGTCGTGGACCCGGCGTCGCAGCGGGCGGCGGCCAAGGCCCTGCATGCGCTCGGCCCGCGGTGGGTGTTGGTCAAGGGCGGCCACCTGCGCTCGTCGGACCGCAGCTGTGACCTGCTCTATGACGGCACCTCCTACCACGAGTTCGACGCGGAGCGGATCGCGACCGGCAACGACCACGGCGGCGGGGACACCCTGGCCAGCGCGGCGGCTTGCGCACTCGCGCACGGCCTCACCGTGCCGGAAGCGGTCGGTTTCGGGAAGCGGTGGGTCACCGAATCTCTGCGTGCCTCCTATCCCCTGGGCCACGGCCACGGCCCCGTCTCGCCGCTGTTTAGGCTGTCATGA
- a CDS encoding alpha/beta hydrolase family protein: protein MARPLDQIAGIAHEPDDASRPEGVVVLTHGAGGNRDSPLLQQVCDEWAQRGWLAVRYNLPYRRRRPTGPPSGSAATDRAGIVEAITVCRDLAPGPLIAGGHSYGGRQTSMVVAAGEAPVDVLTLFSYPLHPPGKPERLRTEHLPDITVPTVFTHGTSDPFGTPDELRTAAALIGGTTAVVEIASARHDLRSKTLNVPALAVDAALQLLGRE, encoded by the coding sequence ATGGCTCGCCCCCTCGATCAGATCGCGGGCATCGCGCACGAACCGGACGATGCAAGTCGCCCAGAAGGGGTCGTGGTTCTGACCCACGGCGCCGGTGGCAACCGGGATTCTCCACTGCTGCAACAGGTTTGCGACGAATGGGCCCAACGGGGCTGGCTGGCGGTGCGCTATAACCTGCCCTACCGCCGCCGGCGCCCCACCGGCCCGCCATCCGGGTCGGCCGCCACCGATCGCGCCGGCATCGTCGAGGCGATCACGGTGTGCCGCGACCTCGCCCCCGGGCCGCTGATCGCCGGCGGGCATTCCTACGGCGGCCGGCAGACATCCATGGTGGTTGCCGCCGGCGAGGCCCCGGTGGACGTGCTGACGCTGTTCTCCTACCCGCTGCACCCGCCGGGCAAGCCGGAGCGCCTGCGCACCGAGCATCTGCCCGACATCACGGTGCCGACGGTGTTCACCCACGGAACCTCGGATCCCTTCGGCACGCCCGACGAGCTGCGCACCGCGGCCGCGCTGATCGGCGGAACGACCGCCGTCGTCGAGATCGCCAGCGCCCGACACGATCTGCGGTCCAAGACGCTGAACGTCCCGGCCCTGGCCGTGGATGCCGCGCTACAGCTGCTCGGACGGGAATAG
- a CDS encoding MarR family winged helix-turn-helix transcriptional regulator: MDGISDSAAAAARDIRVVFSRLRRRLKDIAVDGLTPSQTAVLTRLWKEGPSSASALAGAEQVRPQSMATILAGLGQRGLIERSPDPNDGRRQVVSLTPAGRKRAESDRRAREEWLARTIQERYTEAERRVIVDALSLLERLTEH; encoded by the coding sequence GTGGATGGCATCAGCGACTCCGCGGCAGCGGCGGCACGCGATATCCGGGTGGTGTTCAGCCGGCTGCGGCGCCGATTGAAGGACATCGCGGTCGACGGTTTGACACCGTCGCAGACGGCGGTGCTCACGCGGCTTTGGAAGGAGGGGCCGTCGTCGGCCAGCGCATTGGCCGGCGCGGAACAGGTGCGTCCCCAGTCGATGGCCACCATCCTGGCCGGATTGGGGCAGCGGGGGCTCATCGAACGCTCCCCGGACCCGAACGATGGTCGGCGACAGGTGGTCTCGCTGACCCCGGCGGGGAGAAAGCGCGCCGAGAGCGACCGTCGGGCCCGGGAGGAATGGCTGGCCCGGACCATCCAGGAGCGCTACACCGAGGCGGAGCGGCGCGTCATCGTCGACGCGCTGTCGCTACTCGAGCGCTTGACCGAACACTGA
- a CDS encoding LLM class F420-dependent oxidoreductase, with product MELGLHFIDFLPGDPARLGPTLADAAKAAEQGGATLFTLADHFFQMEELGPAQDPFLEGYTSLGFLAAQTATIDLTLLVTGVTYRHPGVLAKTVITLDVLSQGRSMLGLGAAWYEREHTALGIPYPPLSARFEMLEETLQICRQMWSHDDGPYEGAHYRLAETICVPQPIRRPPILIGGDGEKKTLRLVAQYADIWNSMSNDVEELEHKIDVLHRHCDAVGRNPADIRKTSGGLATTDPFENIDEYLKTVERYARLGVDMINVGPLPGNPDPVGFVRRLGDEVIPRLAEIG from the coding sequence ATGGAATTGGGATTGCACTTCATCGACTTTCTACCCGGAGACCCGGCGCGACTGGGCCCGACGCTGGCCGACGCGGCCAAGGCCGCCGAGCAGGGCGGCGCCACGTTGTTCACCCTGGCCGATCACTTCTTCCAAATGGAAGAGCTTGGCCCGGCCCAGGACCCGTTCCTCGAGGGCTACACGTCGCTGGGGTTCTTGGCCGCCCAGACCGCCACGATCGACCTGACCCTGCTGGTCACCGGGGTGACCTACCGCCACCCGGGCGTGTTGGCCAAAACGGTCATCACCCTGGACGTGTTGTCGCAAGGCCGATCGATGCTGGGGCTGGGTGCGGCCTGGTACGAGCGTGAGCACACCGCGCTGGGCATTCCGTATCCGCCGCTGAGCGCGCGCTTCGAAATGCTCGAGGAGACGTTGCAGATCTGCCGGCAGATGTGGAGTCACGACGACGGCCCGTATGAAGGCGCGCACTATCGGCTGGCCGAGACGATCTGTGTGCCGCAACCGATTCGGCGTCCCCCGATCCTGATCGGCGGGGATGGCGAGAAGAAGACGCTGCGCCTGGTCGCGCAGTATGCCGACATCTGGAACAGCATGTCGAATGACGTCGAGGAGCTCGAGCACAAGATCGACGTGCTGCACCGGCACTGCGACGCGGTGGGCAGGAACCCCGCCGACATTCGTAAGACGTCCGGCGGTCTCGCGACGACGGACCCGTTCGAGAACATCGACGAGTACCTGAAGACCGTGGAACGCTACGCCAGACTCGGTGTGGACATGATCAATGTCGGCCCGCTGCCGGGCAATCCGGACCCGGTCGGGTTCGTCCGCCGCCTGGGTGACGAGGTGATTCCCCGGCTGGCCGAAATAGGCTGA